ATCTCGCAAAACAGCGCAAGATGCATGATGCAGCGCCACAAAAACGAGCGGGGCGCGGAAAGGCGCGCATCATGTCCGGCATGCCGTGGCCGTTGTTGTGGCCGCTGCCGTGGCCATTGTCGTAGCCATAAGTGGAGAGGATCGACCGTGATGAATCGAAAGTCCCCGAGTCCGTCGTCCGTAAGTCCTTCCGCGAGTCCGCCTTCCGCCGCGCCCCTCGGCCATTCGTCCGATCGCCGTCTGCCCGAGCTCACCGTGCGCGGCGTGCTGCTGGGCGCGCTGATCACGGTGGTGTTTACCGCGGCCAACGTGTTCCTCGGCCTCAAGGTGGGCTTGACCTTTTCCTCCTCCATCCCGGCCGCCGTGATTTCCATGGCGGCGCTGCGGCTGCTGCCCGGCGCCAACGTGCTGGAAAACAATATGGTGCAGACCCAGGCGTCGGCGGCCGGCACCTTGTCGTCGGTGATATTCGTGCTGCCGGCCCTGGTGATGATGGGGTGGTGGCAGGGCTTTCCTTTCTGGCTGACCCTGGCCTTGTGCGCCGCCGGCGGCATGCTGGGCGTGCTTTTCACGATTCCCTTGCGGCGGGTGATGGTGGTGCAGAGCAATCTGCCTTATCCGGAAGGCGTGGCGGCCGCCGAGATCCTGCGCGCCGGGGCCGCACCGGCGGAGGGCAGCGCCGACGGCAGCGGCGGCAGCGGCCTGGGGGACATCGCCGCGGGCGGCCTGGTGGCGGGGCTGGTCAGTTTCTCGACCGGCGGATTGAAAGTGCTGGGCGAGGGGCTGAGCCTGTGGTTCAGCGCGGGCGCGGCGGTCTTTCGCCTGCCCATGGGCTTTTCGCTGGCGCTGGTGGGGGCCGGCTATCTGGTCGGCATCGGGGCCGGGGTGGCCATGCTGCTGGGGCTGGTCATCGCCTGGGGCGTCGCGGTGCCCCTGCTGACCGGGACGCAGGCCGTGGCGGCCGCGGCGACGCCCCAGGCCACGGCGGCGGCGGCCGCGGCGCAGGTGCGGTTCATCGGCGCCGGCATCATCGCGGTCGGGGCGGTATGGACGCTGGTCACGCTGGCCGGGCCCATCGCGCGCGGGTTGAAAGCTTCCTTCGCGGGCATGGCCGGCGGCCCCCTGGGCGCGGCCGGGGCGGGAACGGCCGGCCAGCGCGCGCCGGCGCCCCGCACCGAGCAGGACCTGCCGCCGCGCTGGATCGGCGCGCTGGCGCTGCTGCTGGTGGCCGCGCTGGCCGCCACCTGCGCCGCGTTCCTGGCTGGCGCGCCCCAGGACGTGCGCGGCGCCGGCGTGCTGGCGGCCTGCGCCGTGGCCTTCGCCGCCGTGTTCGGTTTCCTGGTGGCGGCCGCCTGCGGCTACATGGCCGGCCTGGTGGGTTCATCGACCAGCCCGATCTCCGGCGTCGGCATCGTCGCCATGGTGCTGGTCTCGGCCCTGCTGCTGGCGGTCGGCGCCGAAACGGGAGCGGGCGGGGCGCGCCTGGCGGTGGCCCTGGCGCTGTTCACCACCGCGGCCATCGTCGCGGTGGCGGCGATCTCCAACGACAACCTGCAGGACCTGAAGACGGGCTGGCTGGTGGGCGCCACGCCCTGGCGCCAGCAGGTGGCGCTGTTGATCGGCTGCGCGGTCGGCGCCGCGGTGGTCGCCCCGGTGCTGAACCTGCTGTACGAGGCATACGGCTTCACCGGCGCGCTGCCGCGCCCGGGCATGGACCCGGACCAGGCGCTGGCCGCGCCGCAGGCGACGCTGATGCTGGCGATCGCCCAGGGCATCATTACGCACCGCCTGAACTGGACCATGATCCTCACGGGCGTCGCCATCGGGGCGGCCCTGATCGTCGTCGACCAAGTCCTGAAGCGGACGTCGCCGGCGGCGCGGCTGCCGGTGCTGGCGGTCGGCATCGGCGCGTATCTGCCGCCCACGGCCACGGCGCCGCTGGTGGTCGGGGCGCTGCTGTCCTGGGCCGTGGGCCGGGCGCTGCGGCGCCGGGCAGCCGCGGCGGGAGCTGCGGGAGCTGCGGGAGCGGACGGGGGAGGGGCCGGCCGCGTCCGGCGCGCCGAGCGGCGGGGCACGCTGCTGGCTTGCGGCCTGATCGTGGGCGAGAGCCTGGTCGGCGTGGCCCTGGCCGCGGTCATCGGCTTCAGCGGGCACGCCGCGCCGCTGGCCCTGGCCGGCCCGGCTTTCGAGGGCGCGGCGCAATGGCTGGGACTGGCGGTTTTCGTGCTGGTGCTGGGGCTCTACGCGCGCCACCTGCTGACCTCGCCCTGAACGGCGAAACCCCGCCGGAGGCCGGGGCGCCGGGGGTGGAAAAGGGCCGTAGACCGTTGTATCGAGCGCAGCGCCAAGTCGGTTCACGTAAATTTAAAGATCCGATTCGGGAACCGTTCAGCCCCTGCTTCCCTCAAAGCGCTATACTCCGCCGAATAGGCTTTTGAGGCTTGTACGTGCCTTCTGCCCCGCTATCCGCTAATCGGTGAAGCCGTGTCGCGGAAGGTTTTCCTGCATCGCAACGGGTGAAGCACCCGGCAAGGTGAAGCAACACATGTCGACTGAGAAAGAATCCAGATCCAACTCATATCTGTTCGGGAGCAACGCTCCCTACGTCGAGGAGCTCTACGAAGCCTACCTCGACAATCCGGCGGCGGTTTCCGACAACTGGCGTAGCTACTTCGACCAGCTCCAGCACCAGCCCGCGACGGACGGACAGGAAACCACCCGCGATCGCGCCCACGCTCCCATCATCGAATCCTTCGCCCAGCGCGCCAAGGCCAATGCCTTCGTGCACCGCGGCCAGGAGCCGGACCTGTCGGTCGCTTCCAAGCAGGTCTCGGTGCAGTCGCTGATCGCGGCCTACCGCACCCTGGGTTCGCGCTACGCCGACCTCGATCCCCTCAAGCGCCAGGAACGCCCGGCCATCCCCGAGCTCGATCCGGCCTTCTACGGCTTGACGGAAGCCGACCTGGACCAGGTCTACTCCGCCACCAACACCTACTTCACGACCGCCAGCACGATGACGCTGCGCGACATCCTGAAGGCCTTGCGCGATACCTACTGTCGCACTATCGGCGCCGAGTTCTCGCATATCTCCGATCCGGTCCAGAAGCGCTGGATCCAGGAACGCCTGGAGTCGACGCTCAGCGCGCCGGCCGTGACGCCGGAGCATAAGCGGCATATCCTGCAGCAGTTGACCGAATCCGAAGGTCTCGAGCGCTTCTTGCACACGAAATACGTGGGTCAGAAGCGCTTTTCGCTGGAGGGCGGCGAAAGCTTCATCGCCTCCATGGACGAAGTGGTCAACCACGCCGGCGAAAACGGCGTGCAGGAAATCGTGGTCGGCATGGCCCACCGCGGCCGCCTGAACATGCTGGTCAACATCATGGGCAAGATGCCCGGCGACCTCTTCGCGGAGTTCGAGGGCAAGCACGCCGAAGGCCTGACCGACGGCGACGTGAAGTACCACAACGGCTTCTCCAGCGACCTCTCGACCCGTGGCGGTCCGGTGCACCTGTCGCTCGCGTTCAACCCCTCGCACCTGGAAATCGTCAACCCGGTGGTGGAAGGCAGCGTCCGCGCGCGCCAGGAACGCCGCGGCGACCATCAGGGCAAGCAGGTCCTGCCGGTGCTGGTGCACGGCGACGCCGCCTTCGCCGGCCAGGGCGTGGTCATGGAAACCCTGAACCTGGCGCAGACCCGCGGCTACGGCACGGGCGGCACGCTGCACCTGGTCATCAACAACCAGATCGGCTTCACCACCTCCGACCCGCGCGATTCGCGCTCGACGCTGTATTGCACCGACGTGGTCAAGATGATCGAAGCGCCGGTCTTCCACGTCAACGGCGACGATCCCGAAGCCGTGGTGTTCGTCACCCGCCTGGCGCTGGACTATCGCGCCCAGTTCCACCACGACGTCGTGGTCGACATCGTCTGCTTCCGCAAGCTGGGCCACAACGAGCAGGACACCCCCTCGCTGACGCAGCCCCTGATGTACAAGCGCATCGGCCACCACCCCGGCACCCGCAAGGTCTACGCCGACAAGCTGCTGGCCCAGGGCGTGCTGGCCGAGGGCGATGCCGAGCAACTGGTCAAGGACTATCGCCAGTTGATGGAAGACGGCCATCGCACCATCGAGCCGGTGCTGACCGACTACAAGAGCAAGTACGCCATCGACTGGTCGCCCTTCATGGGCGCCAAGTGGACCGACCAGGCCGACACCGCGGTGCCGCTGGCCGAGCTCAAGCGCATCGGCGAGCGCATCACCACCCTTCCCGAAGGCTTCACGCCGCATCCGCTGGTCGCCAAGCTGCTGAACGACCGCCGCGCCATGGCGCAGGGCACCCTGAACCTGGACTGGGGCATGGGCGAGCACCTGGCCTTCGCCACCCTGGTGGCCTCCGGCTACGCCATCCGCATCACCGGCCAGGATTCGGGCCGCGGCACGTTCACGCACCGCCACGCCGTGCTGCACGACCAGAACCGCGAGCGCTGGAACGACGGCACCTACATCCCGCTGCAGAACGTGTCCGAAGGCCAGGCGCCTTTCACCGTGATCGACTCCGTGCTGTCCGAAGAGGCGGTGCTGGGCTTCGAATACGGCTACTCCAGCGCCGAGCCCAATACGCTGACCATCTGGGAAGCGCAGTTCGGCGACTTCGTCAACGGCGCCCAGGTCGTGATCGACCAGTTCATCAGCGCCGGCGAAGCCAAGTGGGGCCGCCAGTCCGGCCTGACCATGATGCTGCCGCACGGCTACGAAGGCCAGGGCCCGGAACACTCGTCGGCCCGCATCGAGCGCTTCCTGCAACTGTGCGCCGACAACAACATGCAAGTGGTGCAGCCCACCACCGCCGCGCAGATCTTCCACCTGCTGCGCCGCCAGATGATCCGGCCCTTCCGCAAGCCGCTGGTCATCCTCACGCCGAAGTCGCTGCTGCGCAACAAGGACGCGGGTTCGCCCCTGACCGAACTGGCCGGCAGCAGCTTCAAGCCGGTGATCGGCGAGCTGGACGACTCGATCAAGCCCAATTCGGTCAAGCGCGTGCTGGCTTGCTCGGGCAAGGTCTACTACGACCTGGTCCACGGCCGCAAGGACCGCGAGCTGGACAACGTCGCGATCGTGCGCGTCGAACAACTGTACCCGTTCGCGCACAAGGCCTTCGAAACCGAACTGCGCAAGTATCCCAAGGCCACGGAAGTGATCTGGGTGCAGGACGAGCCGCAGAACCAGGGCCCGTGGTTCTACGTGCAGCATCATCTGTACGAAAACATGAGTGAAGGGCAGAAGCTGGCATATGCCGGCCGTCCCGCCTCGGCCTCGCCGGCGGTGGGCTACATGGCCAAGCACCAGGAGCAGCAGAAGGCGCTGGTCGAACAGGCGCTGGCCCCGAAGTACAAGGGCTTCATGCTGACCAAGTAAGCGCTTGACGC
This genomic interval from Bordetella genomosp. 10 contains the following:
- a CDS encoding OPT family oligopeptide transporter produces the protein MNRKSPSPSSVSPSASPPSAAPLGHSSDRRLPELTVRGVLLGALITVVFTAANVFLGLKVGLTFSSSIPAAVISMAALRLLPGANVLENNMVQTQASAAGTLSSVIFVLPALVMMGWWQGFPFWLTLALCAAGGMLGVLFTIPLRRVMVVQSNLPYPEGVAAAEILRAGAAPAEGSADGSGGSGLGDIAAGGLVAGLVSFSTGGLKVLGEGLSLWFSAGAAVFRLPMGFSLALVGAGYLVGIGAGVAMLLGLVIAWGVAVPLLTGTQAVAAAATPQATAAAAAAQVRFIGAGIIAVGAVWTLVTLAGPIARGLKASFAGMAGGPLGAAGAGTAGQRAPAPRTEQDLPPRWIGALALLLVAALAATCAAFLAGAPQDVRGAGVLAACAVAFAAVFGFLVAAACGYMAGLVGSSTSPISGVGIVAMVLVSALLLAVGAETGAGGARLAVALALFTTAAIVAVAAISNDNLQDLKTGWLVGATPWRQQVALLIGCAVGAAVVAPVLNLLYEAYGFTGALPRPGMDPDQALAAPQATLMLAIAQGIITHRLNWTMILTGVAIGAALIVVDQVLKRTSPAARLPVLAVGIGAYLPPTATAPLVVGALLSWAVGRALRRRAAAAGAAGAAGADGGGAGRVRRAERRGTLLACGLIVGESLVGVALAAVIGFSGHAAPLALAGPAFEGAAQWLGLAVFVLVLGLYARHLLTSP
- a CDS encoding 2-oxoglutarate dehydrogenase E1 component gives rise to the protein MSTEKESRSNSYLFGSNAPYVEELYEAYLDNPAAVSDNWRSYFDQLQHQPATDGQETTRDRAHAPIIESFAQRAKANAFVHRGQEPDLSVASKQVSVQSLIAAYRTLGSRYADLDPLKRQERPAIPELDPAFYGLTEADLDQVYSATNTYFTTASTMTLRDILKALRDTYCRTIGAEFSHISDPVQKRWIQERLESTLSAPAVTPEHKRHILQQLTESEGLERFLHTKYVGQKRFSLEGGESFIASMDEVVNHAGENGVQEIVVGMAHRGRLNMLVNIMGKMPGDLFAEFEGKHAEGLTDGDVKYHNGFSSDLSTRGGPVHLSLAFNPSHLEIVNPVVEGSVRARQERRGDHQGKQVLPVLVHGDAAFAGQGVVMETLNLAQTRGYGTGGTLHLVINNQIGFTTSDPRDSRSTLYCTDVVKMIEAPVFHVNGDDPEAVVFVTRLALDYRAQFHHDVVVDIVCFRKLGHNEQDTPSLTQPLMYKRIGHHPGTRKVYADKLLAQGVLAEGDAEQLVKDYRQLMEDGHRTIEPVLTDYKSKYAIDWSPFMGAKWTDQADTAVPLAELKRIGERITTLPEGFTPHPLVAKLLNDRRAMAQGTLNLDWGMGEHLAFATLVASGYAIRITGQDSGRGTFTHRHAVLHDQNRERWNDGTYIPLQNVSEGQAPFTVIDSVLSEEAVLGFEYGYSSAEPNTLTIWEAQFGDFVNGAQVVIDQFISAGEAKWGRQSGLTMMLPHGYEGQGPEHSSARIERFLQLCADNNMQVVQPTTAAQIFHLLRRQMIRPFRKPLVILTPKSLLRNKDAGSPLTELAGSSFKPVIGELDDSIKPNSVKRVLACSGKVYYDLVHGRKDRELDNVAIVRVEQLYPFAHKAFETELRKYPKATEVIWVQDEPQNQGPWFYVQHHLYENMSEGQKLAYAGRPASASPAVGYMAKHQEQQKALVEQALAPKYKGFMLTK